One Pyrococcus furiosus DSM 3638 genomic window, CCACTCCTCCTAAGGAGGAGAAGATCTTAACCTTCTAATTTATTTATTTTTTTGCAGAATTTTAAGAAAAAGTCAAGGAGGGAGAAAATTGGCCAGCGGAATGATGAACTACCTCAAGAGGAAGATAGTGATATACATTTTAACATTCATATTTGCCGTCACAATAGACTTTATAATTCCCAGGCTGATGCCTGGGGATCCAATAGCTGTGTTATTATCTAGATTCGCTACAATGCCCCAAGCAACTCAATACCTTCATGGGTATTTTATTGAGGCATTTGGATTAAATAAGCCTTTATGGGAACAATACATAACATTTTGGAAGGCCGTCCTTCACGGTGATTTAGGAATTAGTATATATTTCTACCCAAAACCCGTTGCTCAAATTATAAAGGAAGCTTTACCTTATGATTTAGCCTTACTTGTCCCCTCAATAGTTGCGAGCTGGATTGTTGGTAATTGGTTGGGAGCTTACGCTGGTAAAAATAGGAAGCTCGACTCTTATTTAATGCCCGTATTCTTCTTCCTCCAAGCATCACCTTACTTCTGGTTTGCAATCCTCTTAGCCTATATATTCTCAGTTAAGTTAGAATTGTTCCCGCTCTCAGGTGCCTACAGTTATGGAATAATCCCCTCACTCAGCTGGGCATTCATAAAGGACTACCTACACCACTGGGTGCTGCCATTCCTCAGCCTATTCCTAGTCCAACTTGGTGGATGGGCCATAGGTATGAGAAACATGATAATCTATGAGCTCGAGGCAGACTATGTGAGGTACCTAGAAGCTCTAGGATCGAGCGAAAGAACAGTCATGAGGCATGCATTCAAAAACGCAATGCTACCCCAGATAACAGGATTAGCACTCCAGCTCGGACTGATAGTTGCCGGTAACGTCACCGTTCAAGTTGTTTTCTCATACCCAGGAATAGGGTATATCCTCATGCAAGGAATACTCAACCAGGACTACTTCCTAATCCAGGGCTGCTTCCTTGTTATAATCCTAACGGTCCTAGCTGCCAACTTCATAATAGACATAATGTACGCCCTAATCGATCCAAGAATAAAGGCCGCCTACGTGGAGGGATGAAGAAATGCCAGTTGGAAAATCAAAGTTTGAAGTCCTCAAAATCGCGCTAAAAAACATAAAGTTTAAAGTTGGGCTTGGAATCGTCATATTCTTTGCCCTATTCGCGATCATCGGCCCATTATTAGTCCCCTTTGACAACATGGGCTATTACCCAATAAAGGTTGGGGATAGAGTGATACCAAAGCCAACAGAACCAGCCCTACCCCCTGGGAGCTTATCCAAAGTCTTCACCCCAAACGGAACAGTTGAGGTTAAGCACTACCTGGGAACTGACAGCTTCGGAAGGGACGTCTACGCTCAACTGACATATGGTTTGAGGTCTTCACTAATAGTAGGACTGCTCGCGGGCAGTATAGCTACGGCAATCGGTCTCCTAATAGGTTTCATAGCGGGATACAAGGGAGGGCTGGTGGATGAGATACTAATGATGATCACGAACATAATGCTTGTAATCCCAACAATGGCTCTACTGATCATAATCGCAGCCTACCTCCCCTACAGAGGTATAGGAATTGAGAGCGTTATTATCGGTCTAACAGCCTGGCCTTGGACTGCCAGAGCTGTTAGAGCTCAAACTTTGTCGCTGAAAAGGAGAGAGTTCGTTGATCTATCAAAGCTAAGCGGTCAAAGTGATCTACAGATAATCTTCGGAGAGATACTTCCGAACATGGTGTCTTACGTCTTCATGGTCTTCATACTTCAGTTCAGTGGAGCAATATTAGCTGCTGTAGGTCTTGACTTCCTTGGCCTTGGACCAACTAAGGGAATGTCCTTAGGAATAATGCTCCAGATGGCGGTGTTGTGGAATGCAATAAACCTCGGCTACTGGTGGTGGGCAATTCCCCCAGGATTGGTCATAGCCATCCTAATTACCGGGCTATATATGATCAATCTTGGTCTTGAGGAGGTGTTTAATCCGAGGTTGAGGAGGGAGTGAGATGCTTAAGGTTGAGAACCTCAAGATTTACTATTCAACCCCAATCGGATTTGTAAAAGCAGTTGATGGAGTAAGTTTCGAAGTCAAGAAGGGGGAAGTGTTTGGAATTGCTGGAGAGAGCGGTTGTGGGAAATCAACCCTCGTCCACTCCCTAATCCTCAGAAAACCACCAATGACACACAAGGGTGGGAAGGCAATCTTCAAGGGGAAGGATTTAATGAAACTCTCGAGGGAGGAGGCAAGAAAAATCCAATACAAGGAGTTATCAATAATCCCACAATACGCAATGAACGCCCTAAACCCAACGAAAAAAATCAAGGACATAGTATGGGATTTAGCAAGGGAACACGGCATGCAAGATAGAGAGGAAGTCGAAAAACTCTTGAAAGAAAGACTAAGCATGGTAAAACTCTCACCAAAGGTCGCCGAAATGTACCCAGTGGAATTGAGTGGAGGAATGAGGCAGAGGGCCACAATGGTAGTCTCAACCCTCCTAAACCCAGACTTGCTAATTGCTGATGAGCTAACATCAGCCCTAGACGTGACAACACAAAGAGTTGTCATTGAATTACTCCACTACTTCATGCAGGAGGGGATTGTAAAATCAATAATCTTCGTTACACACGATCTAGCCTTGCTAAAACAGATTGCAGACAGGGTTATGGTGATGTACGCGGGGAAGGTTGTTGAAATCGGGCCAATGGAGGAGGTTTTAGAATCCCCAGCCCACCCCTACACGCAAATGCTCCTCGACTCCCTCCCAAGAATGGGTGTACACTACAAGAGGCAAAAACTCCACGGAATCCCAGGTTATCCAATAAGCCTACTAAACCCACCCCAAGGTTGCAGATTCTACACAAGATGCCCCTACGCAATGGAACACTGTCCAAAAATAGAGCCAAAATTAGTCCAAGTCTCCAAAGAGCATTACGCAGCCTGCCACCTCCTCGGGGGTGAGGGAAGTGCTTGAACTCGAGAATGTGACAAAAACCTTCACCTCGGGACTCTTTGGTGGATATGAGATTAGGGCAGTGGATGGAGTATCATTCAAGGTTGAGGAGGGTGAGATAGTAAGCTTGATAGGGGAGAGTGGGAGTGGGAAGACTACAATCGGAAAACTAATCCTAAGGTTGATTAAGCCAACTTCTGGGAGGATACTCTTCAAGGGGGAGGACATTTGGAGTTTTGACAAGGAGAGGTTGAGGAGGTATTATTACAAGAACGTGCAGGCAGTCTTCCAAGACCCCTTCGCCAGCTTCAACCCCCTCCACAAGGTTGACAGAGTCTTCGACCTAGTATTCAAGAACTTCCTGGGGAATGTTGGTGAAGAGGAGAAAAAAGAAATGATCAAGAGGAGTTTAGAAAGCGTAGGCCTTAACCCCAGTGAAGTGTTGGGAAAATACCCACACCAGTTGAGTGGAGGGCAATTACAAAGAATCCTAATTGCCAGGGCATTACTCGTTGAACCATCACTCTTGATTGCAGATGAGGCAGTGTCAATGCTCGATGCTTCAACTAGAATTGACATTCTAAACTTGTTGGGCGAATTCAGGGATAGGGTTGGGACTTCAGTAATCTTCATTACACATGATTTAGCCTTGGGTTATTACATTAGTGATAAGGTTGTGATCATGTACAGGGGGAGGATTGTCGAGTGGGGTGATGCTGAGAAAATCTTCAACAACCCCCTACACCCCTACACGAGAATGTTGCTGGAGAGTGTTCCTGACTTGAATGTGAAGTGGGAGTTTAAGGGGATTGAGCCTGAGAGGGAAGAGGAAGGGATTTATGAGATTCAAGGCTGCAGGTACGCGCCCAGATGCCCTTACGCTAGAGAAGAATGCTACAAAAAACCACCACAAACAACCCAACCAGAAAAAAACCACCACGTAGCATGTTATCTTTACAAGTAAAATCAGCAAAGGTAAAATAAGATTTGAGGTTAAATCAGAAGCTATAAAATTAGAAAGGGCGTCAGCGCTCATAGGGCTCTTCATCTTTCCGTCTTTACATTTCATCATCCGTCGGTGCCAGTCCCTATCATCACTCGCCAAAAAATAAATCTCTAAAAAATTATTAAAAGTTTTGCCAAAAAATTAAATAAAGGATATCTTTGTCTCCACGCCGGTGATTTGAGTTAATATGCTCTCGAGGACTTCAGACTTCTCTGGGAGCTTGCTCTTGTCCCTGCTAAAAACTAAAACTTTGTAGTATTGCCCACCATCAGGCTTGTACACAACATTTACGCCAAAGACGCCAGCTGGGTAAAGTAGATCAACAGCAAGCTTCTTAACGTCATCTGTACTCTCTATTACCCTAACCCTCTTTCCTAACTCCCTAGTGAGATACTTTATGTTCTTCCCGCCCTTTCCAATAACTATGGGAACATCGCCTTCTCCCACTATGAGAACTATAAGATCTCCTGCCTCAACTGCCTTCTTGAACTCCACATCAGCATCTCCGAGCAACTTGTAGAGCATTCTTGAGATTTTAACGTCCAGCTCAGTTATAATACCCTCCTCCAGCTTTTTTTCATCCGCAGGACAGAGAATATCCTCGGTTTTCAAACAAACCTCACAGATCGGCGCCTTCACTCTTCTCACCTCCAGCTGAGAATTAGGGCTAAAACCACTACACAAAGAGCACTTAAAAATCTTTCTTAAATAATAGCATTGAAATCCTCTGGCTCGTCTTAGCTCAACCTCATACAGGTTCTAAAGAAAGGATTATATTTATCTCCAAAGCCAGCTTGCGATCTTCTGCAAAGACATGGGAAATTTATAAGCTCATAATTTTAAGGCAATGGAACTAAAAGTGGTTATCATCTCACTTATAAGGGTGAAGTCTCTACTCAAGTCTACCACTACTATTATTGCATCAACAGCAGAGACTGGCATCTCCTGTTCAACTATCTTTGATGGTACTCCTAAGGCTAGAAACACTCTTCAAGTGTAGTAGCTGTATTTACTTCAAAATCGAGCCCTATTCCACGTGGAATCTCATAAGGTTCATTATCGTAGTGTATCCAGCAATTTTTTCTTTTTTGATCTTTTGATCTTACGGCATCTATTATCACGTTTGTGTCGTAAAGCTTCTTAGGTGCTTCCA contains:
- a CDS encoding ABC transporter permease codes for the protein MMNYLKRKIVIYILTFIFAVTIDFIIPRLMPGDPIAVLLSRFATMPQATQYLHGYFIEAFGLNKPLWEQYITFWKAVLHGDLGISIYFYPKPVAQIIKEALPYDLALLVPSIVASWIVGNWLGAYAGKNRKLDSYLMPVFFFLQASPYFWFAILLAYIFSVKLELFPLSGAYSYGIIPSLSWAFIKDYLHHWVLPFLSLFLVQLGGWAIGMRNMIIYELEADYVRYLEALGSSERTVMRHAFKNAMLPQITGLALQLGLIVAGNVTVQVVFSYPGIGYILMQGILNQDYFLIQGCFLVIILTVLAANFIIDIMYALIDPRIKAAYVEG
- a CDS encoding ABC transporter permease; its protein translation is MPVGKSKFEVLKIALKNIKFKVGLGIVIFFALFAIIGPLLVPFDNMGYYPIKVGDRVIPKPTEPALPPGSLSKVFTPNGTVEVKHYLGTDSFGRDVYAQLTYGLRSSLIVGLLAGSIATAIGLLIGFIAGYKGGLVDEILMMITNIMLVIPTMALLIIIAAYLPYRGIGIESVIIGLTAWPWTARAVRAQTLSLKRREFVDLSKLSGQSDLQIIFGEILPNMVSYVFMVFILQFSGAILAAVGLDFLGLGPTKGMSLGIMLQMAVLWNAINLGYWWWAIPPGLVIAILITGLYMINLGLEEVFNPRLRRE
- a CDS encoding ABC transporter ATP-binding protein — its product is MLKVENLKIYYSTPIGFVKAVDGVSFEVKKGEVFGIAGESGCGKSTLVHSLILRKPPMTHKGGKAIFKGKDLMKLSREEARKIQYKELSIIPQYAMNALNPTKKIKDIVWDLAREHGMQDREEVEKLLKERLSMVKLSPKVAEMYPVELSGGMRQRATMVVSTLLNPDLLIADELTSALDVTTQRVVIELLHYFMQEGIVKSIIFVTHDLALLKQIADRVMVMYAGKVVEIGPMEEVLESPAHPYTQMLLDSLPRMGVHYKRQKLHGIPGYPISLLNPPQGCRFYTRCPYAMEHCPKIEPKLVQVSKEHYAACHLLGGEGSA
- a CDS encoding ABC transporter ATP-binding protein; protein product: MLELENVTKTFTSGLFGGYEIRAVDGVSFKVEEGEIVSLIGESGSGKTTIGKLILRLIKPTSGRILFKGEDIWSFDKERLRRYYYKNVQAVFQDPFASFNPLHKVDRVFDLVFKNFLGNVGEEEKKEMIKRSLESVGLNPSEVLGKYPHQLSGGQLQRILIARALLVEPSLLIADEAVSMLDASTRIDILNLLGEFRDRVGTSVIFITHDLALGYYISDKVVIMYRGRIVEWGDAEKIFNNPLHPYTRMLLESVPDLNVKWEFKGIEPEREEEGIYEIQGCRYAPRCPYAREECYKKPPQTTQPEKNHHVACYLYK
- a CDS encoding KH domain-containing protein, with translation MKAPICEVCLKTEDILCPADEKKLEEGIITELDVKISRMLYKLLGDADVEFKKAVEAGDLIVLIVGEGDVPIVIGKGGKNIKYLTRELGKRVRVIESTDDVKKLAVDLLYPAGVFGVNVVYKPDGGQYYKVLVFSRDKSKLPEKSEVLESILTQITGVETKISFI